The Nitrosospira lacus genome window below encodes:
- the tsf gene encoding translation elongation factor Ts, whose product MADITAQMVKELRDMTGLGMMECKKALTETGGDVKAAEDLLRIKSGAKASKAAGRIAAEGMVAAYIAPDGKSGALVEINCETDFVARNEDFINFARSLAQLVAGISFADTAALAAAALPGGENVDEFRKALVMKLGENINVRRFVRYVADGRLASYLHGTKIGVMIDYTGGDETLGKDLAMHIAASKPICVSHEQVSPELLARERQIYTAQAAESGKPADIVVKMVDGRIAKYLAEVTLLGQPFVKDADQTVEKLLAAKSATVNGFTLFVVGEGIEKKSGDFAAEVMAQVSQMKEDQASQTN is encoded by the coding sequence ATGGCGGATATTACCGCACAAATGGTAAAGGAACTACGCGACATGACTGGCCTGGGCATGATGGAATGCAAAAAGGCGCTGACTGAAACCGGGGGTGACGTGAAGGCAGCGGAAGATCTGCTGCGGATCAAGAGCGGTGCCAAGGCAAGCAAAGCCGCCGGGCGCATTGCGGCGGAAGGAATGGTGGCTGCATATATTGCGCCTGACGGCAAGAGCGGTGCGTTGGTGGAAATCAATTGCGAGACCGACTTTGTTGCCAGAAACGAAGATTTCATCAATTTCGCCCGCAGCCTGGCGCAACTGGTGGCTGGGATCAGTTTTGCGGATACAGCGGCGCTGGCAGCCGCCGCATTGCCGGGTGGCGAAAATGTGGATGAGTTCCGCAAGGCGCTGGTAATGAAGCTGGGTGAGAACATCAACGTACGCCGTTTTGTGCGGTATGTGGCGGATGGCCGTCTGGCTTCATATCTGCATGGCACGAAAATCGGAGTAATGATCGATTACACGGGCGGTGACGAAACATTGGGCAAGGACTTGGCCATGCATATTGCGGCCAGCAAACCTATTTGCGTTTCGCATGAGCAGGTTTCGCCTGAACTGCTGGCACGTGAACGGCAGATCTATACTGCGCAAGCAGCAGAAAGCGGCAAGCCCGCTGATATCGTCGTAAAAATGGTGGATGGACGTATCGCCAAATATCTTGCTGAAGTGACGTTGCTCGGTCAGCCCTTTGTCAAGGACGCGGATCAGACCGTGGAAAAGCTACTTGCGGCGAAATCAGCCACCGTTAATGGCTTTACCCTGTTTGTCGTGGGAGAAGGCATTGAAAAGAAATCCGGCGATTTCGCCGCCGAGGTGATGGCGCAGGTAAGTCAGATGAAAGAAGATCAGGCCTCACAGACAAACTAA
- a CDS encoding DUF883 family protein, translated as MATNTSETTTDEAQTGAQRAAYRAGSAARSAGKRASAIASEELANLRADLSDLISRLSNLSETEVEEAKEKLLEKIASTRAAATEMANDAREQFDQGVECSRDYVKEHPMQSVGYAALAGFLLGLLITRR; from the coding sequence ATGGCAACCAATACTTCCGAGACTACAACAGACGAAGCACAAACTGGGGCCCAGCGAGCGGCATACAGGGCGGGAAGCGCCGCCCGCTCGGCGGGCAAGCGGGCGAGCGCCATCGCCAGCGAGGAATTAGCCAATCTCCGTGCCGATTTGAGTGATCTCATCTCCCGTCTCTCAAATTTATCCGAAACCGAAGTGGAAGAGGCCAAGGAAAAGTTGCTGGAAAAAATTGCTTCCACCAGGGCAGCAGCCACCGAAATGGCGAATGACGCCCGCGAACAGTTCGACCAGGGCGTTGAGTGTTCCAGGGACTACGTAAAAGAGCATCCCATGCAATCGGTCGGCTATGCGGCACTCGCTGGTTTTCTGCTTGGCCTGTTGATTACCCGTCGTTAA
- the rpsB gene encoding 30S ribosomal protein S2 → MSVTMRQMLEAGVHFGHQTRFWNPRMAQYIFGHRNKIHIINLEKTLAMYQDAMKYVRQLSANKGTILFVGTKRQARDIVREEALRCGAPYVDQRWLGGMLTNFKTIKQSVKRLHDMETMVDDGTLDKLSKKEALDIQRELEKFNRSLGGIKDMKGIPDAMFVIDVGYQKGAITEAKKLGIPIVGVVDTNHSPEGLDYVIPGNDDSSQAIRLYARGVADAILEGRNQIVQEIIASNAEMDETTTAE, encoded by the coding sequence ATGTCAGTAACCATGCGGCAAATGCTGGAAGCGGGGGTTCATTTTGGACATCAGACCCGTTTCTGGAATCCCAGAATGGCCCAGTATATTTTTGGCCATCGTAACAAGATACATATCATCAATCTGGAAAAAACCCTGGCGATGTATCAGGACGCGATGAAATACGTGCGTCAACTATCAGCCAACAAGGGAACCATTCTTTTCGTTGGCACCAAGCGTCAGGCGCGGGATATCGTACGAGAAGAAGCGCTCCGTTGCGGAGCCCCCTATGTCGATCAGCGCTGGCTCGGTGGAATGTTGACCAATTTCAAGACAATAAAGCAATCTGTCAAGCGCCTGCACGATATGGAAACAATGGTGGATGATGGCACCCTTGATAAGCTTTCCAAAAAAGAGGCGCTGGATATTCAGCGCGAACTGGAAAAATTCAATCGCAGCCTGGGCGGTATCAAGGATATGAAAGGAATTCCTGATGCAATGTTCGTGATTGACGTGGGCTATCAGAAAGGCGCAATAACCGAGGCCAAAAAACTCGGTATCCCGATAGTGGGTGTTGTTGATACCAACCATAGCCCTGAGGGGTTGGATTACGTAATTCCCGGCAACGACGATTCCAGCCAGGCTATACGCTTGTATGCACGGGGGGTAGCTGATGCGATTCTGGAGGGTCGTAACCAGATTGTTCAGGAAATCATAGCAAGCAATGCGGAGATGGATGAGACAACAACTGCAGAGTAG
- a CDS encoding phosphatidate cytidylyltransferase — translation MLKTRIFTAVIMLFLFLAALFYLSAIFWMILLLALTVAGTWEWSRLAKYSLTYSITYLLLTTIVGGELLFILSEAVLADPYTPLFLWFYVASAVFWALGATCLLKSNRPIRNPILLALTGWILLLPTCLALFQLRAIDPLLLLGFMATVWISDTAAYFTGRAWGKHKLAPRISPGKTWEGVAGALVAIAFYAVAWSYIAGVKAHGVFLVPLLLVLVLMGIIGDLFESLMKRHAGVKDSGTILPGHGGILDRIDALTSTLPIAALALLFLQSEL, via the coding sequence ATGCTCAAGACCCGGATTTTTACCGCCGTCATCATGCTGTTCCTGTTTCTGGCGGCGCTGTTTTACCTGTCCGCTATTTTCTGGATGATATTGCTGCTTGCCCTGACAGTAGCCGGCACATGGGAATGGAGCAGGCTGGCAAAATACTCCCTCACTTATTCCATCACTTATCTGCTTCTTACCACGATAGTAGGTGGAGAGTTATTGTTTATATTGAGTGAAGCAGTTCTGGCCGACCCCTATACCCCGTTATTTCTCTGGTTTTACGTTGCCTCAGCGGTATTCTGGGCATTGGGCGCGACCTGTTTACTGAAATCCAATCGCCCCATCAGGAATCCAATTCTATTAGCATTGACGGGCTGGATATTGTTATTGCCTACTTGCCTTGCCCTGTTCCAGTTGCGTGCTATCGACCCGCTGCTTCTGCTGGGTTTCATGGCTACGGTATGGATTTCGGACACGGCGGCTTATTTTACGGGCCGTGCATGGGGAAAGCATAAGCTCGCGCCCCGCATCAGCCCTGGCAAGACCTGGGAAGGGGTGGCGGGGGCGTTGGTGGCGATCGCCTTTTATGCCGTGGCGTGGAGTTATATCGCCGGAGTAAAGGCTCATGGCGTATTTCTGGTTCCATTGCTGCTGGTGCTTGTTCTCATGGGCATTATTGGCGACTTGTTCGAATCACTGATGAAACGTCACGCTGGGGTTAAGGATAGTGGCACTATTTTACCCGGTCACGGTGGTATACTTGATCGCATTGATGCGCTTAC
- the pyrH gene encoding UMP kinase — protein sequence MTSTVYKRILLKLSGEALMGEDSYGINRIVIERIVAEIADVNQLGVQIAVVIGGGNIFRGMTSAGDGMDRANADYMGMLATVMNGLALQDAMRRAGLVSRVQSALRIDQVVEPYIRGKAIRYLEEGKVVIFVAGTGNPFFTTDTAAALRGMEMNVDIVLKATKVDGVYTSDPKTDPGAIRYHNLSFDEAISQNLKVMDATALTLCRDQKLPLNVFSIFKAGALKRVVMGNEEGTLVRV from the coding sequence ATGACGAGTACCGTCTATAAGCGTATTCTGCTGAAGCTCTCCGGTGAGGCCCTGATGGGTGAGGACAGCTATGGCATCAATCGCATCGTCATTGAGCGAATTGTCGCCGAAATTGCGGATGTGAATCAGCTGGGTGTCCAGATCGCAGTGGTTATCGGCGGTGGCAACATTTTCCGCGGGATGACATCCGCGGGGGACGGGATGGATCGCGCCAACGCGGATTATATGGGCATGCTGGCTACGGTCATGAATGGGCTGGCATTGCAGGATGCCATGCGCCGTGCCGGCCTGGTAAGCCGGGTGCAATCGGCATTGCGTATTGATCAAGTAGTGGAACCCTATATTCGCGGTAAGGCAATACGTTATCTGGAAGAAGGGAAAGTGGTAATTTTTGTGGCCGGTACCGGCAATCCCTTCTTCACCACTGATACCGCCGCGGCGTTACGTGGGATGGAAATGAATGTGGATATCGTGCTCAAAGCCACCAAGGTGGATGGCGTGTATACCAGCGATCCAAAAACAGACCCTGGCGCCATCCGCTACCATAACCTGTCGTTCGATGAAGCAATCTCTCAGAACCTGAAGGTGATGGATGCGACGGCACTGACTCTTTGCCGGGATCAAAAATTACCGCTCAATGTATTCAGCATCTTCAAGGCGGGAGCATTGAAACGGGTAGTGATGGGCAATGAGGAGGGAACGCTGGTGCGGGTTTGA
- the frr gene encoding ribosome recycling factor — MIADIKKSTEQKMLKSLEALKLDLGKVRTGRAHAGLLDHITVDYYGAPTLLSQVAGVNLADARTITVSPWEKKMLSVIEKAIRNSDLGLNPVTVGEIIRVPMPPLTEERRRDLTKIVKHEAEAARVAMRNIRRDANAHLKDLLKEKKIAEDDERRGQDEIQKLTDRHIAEIDKLLQIKEAELMAI; from the coding sequence ATGATTGCCGATATCAAGAAATCCACTGAGCAAAAAATGCTAAAAAGTCTTGAAGCATTGAAACTGGATCTGGGCAAAGTACGAACTGGCCGGGCTCATGCCGGCTTGCTCGATCACATCACGGTCGATTACTATGGCGCGCCCACGCTTCTTAGTCAGGTTGCCGGTGTCAATTTGGCGGATGCCCGTACTATCACTGTCTCCCCTTGGGAAAAGAAGATGTTGAGCGTGATTGAAAAAGCAATTCGGAATTCCGATCTGGGGTTAAACCCTGTAACCGTCGGTGAAATAATCCGTGTGCCCATGCCGCCACTTACCGAGGAGCGCCGCCGCGATCTCACCAAGATAGTGAAGCATGAGGCTGAAGCCGCAAGAGTAGCCATGCGCAATATCCGGCGTGATGCAAATGCCCACTTGAAGGATTTGCTCAAGGAAAAGAAGATCGCCGAGGATGACGAGCGCCGGGGGCAGGATGAGATTCAGAAACTTACGGATCGTCACATCGCAGAGATAGACAAGCTGCTACAGATCAAGGAAGCGGAGTTAATGGCAATCTGA
- the uppS gene encoding polyprenyl diphosphate synthase: MPLTTSSTREIPETGMIPRHIAIIMDGNGRWAKKRFMPRVAGHKRGVETVRTAIKACVDRGVEYLTLFAFSSENWRRPADEVTFLMQLFITVLEQEVVKLHENGIRFKVIGDLSKFEPKIVEFIRNGETLTANNTRFTLTIAANYGGRWDIMQAVHRMLEQHPELAACFEEKDLMQYFSLNYAPEPDLFIRTGGEKRISNFLLWQLAYTELYFTDTLWPDFDTRALNLAIQSYQQRERRFGRTSEQLQIAPSANELREIATERMAKFQ, translated from the coding sequence ATGCCCCTTACCACAAGTTCAACACGAGAAATACCTGAAACCGGCATGATTCCCCGGCATATTGCCATCATCATGGATGGTAACGGTCGTTGGGCGAAAAAGCGTTTTATGCCTCGCGTGGCGGGACATAAACGTGGAGTTGAGACGGTGCGGACCGCGATCAAGGCTTGTGTCGATCGCGGGGTGGAATATCTCACCTTGTTTGCCTTCAGCAGTGAGAACTGGCGCCGTCCGGCGGACGAAGTTACCTTCCTCATGCAACTTTTTATCACTGTGCTGGAACAAGAGGTTGTCAAACTGCATGAGAACGGTATCCGTTTTAAAGTAATCGGCGATCTGTCGAAATTCGAGCCTAAAATAGTCGAGTTTATTCGTAATGGGGAGACACTGACCGCGAATAACACACGTTTCACGCTCACCATCGCGGCCAACTATGGGGGGCGCTGGGACATCATGCAAGCTGTGCACAGGATGCTGGAGCAGCATCCTGAACTGGCGGCTTGTTTCGAAGAAAAAGATTTAATGCAATATTTTTCGTTGAACTATGCTCCGGAACCCGATCTGTTTATTCGCACTGGCGGTGAAAAACGCATTAGTAATTTCCTGCTCTGGCAACTCGCCTACACGGAGCTATATTTCACCGATACCCTGTGGCCGGATTTTGATACACGCGCACTGAATCTGGCCATTCAATCCTATCAACAACGCGAGCGCCGTTTTGGACGCACCAGCGAGCAGCTTCAGATAGCGCCCTCCGCCAATGAGCTAAGAGAAATTGCCACCGAAAGAATGGCTAAGTTTCAATAA